ACAGGCCGACCTGGATGCGCTCGGCGAGGTCGGGCAGCTCGTTGATGCCGAAGATGCCGCGGTTGAACCGGGGCAGCAACCCGTAGTGCACGGTCTGCGGGTCGCCGAGGCGACGGCCCTCGGCGATCTTCGTCGGATCGACGTCGCCGATCAGGTCGCCCACGCTGGTGTCCGGGGTCGCCAGCTTCTCGCCGTACCGCTCGTCGCGGTGCCACCAGCTCACCGGCAGGTCGTCGCCGAGCGCGGCGGCCCGCTCGATGCTGCCGCGGGTCACCGGATGGAACGGGTGCTCGTTGATCTCCGAGCCCTCGATGACCGGCGTCCACTCGTCGAGCAGGCCGACGAGGGTCCGCATCAACCGGGTCTTGCCCTGGCCGCGCTCGCCCAGCAGCACGAAGTCGTGCCCGGCCAGCACGGCGCGCTCGACCTCGGGCACCACCGTGTCGTCCATGCCGACCATGCCCGGCAGCGACGGCTCGCCGGCGCGCAGCCGGGCGATGAGGTTCTCGCGCAGCTCCTGCTTGACCGTGCGCAGGCGGTGCCCGCTGCCGCGCAGCGCGCCGACGGTCGTGTTCTCGGGTCGCTTCGTGCCTGCCATGCCCACGAGAGTATGCCGCGTCTCACAGATCGGCCACGGGTTGCCGAACGCCGCCGCGATCGCGATGCTCGACGGGGACTATCCACACGAGAGAGGGCTGAAGATGACCGGAGTTGCCGGACGACGCATCGTGGTGACCGGAGCGGGTGGCGGCCTCGGCCGCGAGTACGCGAAGCTGCTGGCCAGGGAGGGCGCCAAGGTCGTGATCAACGACCTGGGCGGTGCCCGCGACGGCTCGGGCGGCGGGTCGGCGATGGCGGACGCCGTCGTCAAGGAGATCCAGGACGAGGGCGGCGAGGCGGTCGCCAACTACGACAGCGTCGCGACCGAGGACGGCGGCAAGGCGATCGTGCAGACCTGCATCGACGCCTTCGGCGGCATCGACGGCGTGGTCAGCAACGCCGGCATCCTGCGCGACGTCTCCTACGGGAAGATGGACGCCGCCGCGTGGGACGCCGTCCAGCAGGTGCACCTGTACGGCGGGTACTACGTGACGCACGCGGCGTGGCCGCACTTCCGCGAGCAGAAGTACGGCCGCATCGTGGTCGCCACCTCGACCAGCGGCATCTACGGCAACTTCGGGCAGGCGAACTACGGCGCCGCGAAGCTGGGCCTCGTCGGGCTGATCAACACGCTCGCCATCGAGGGTGCGAAGTACAACATCAACGCCAACGCCATGGCGCCGATCGCCGCGACCCGCATGACCGAGGACCTCATGAGCGAGGAGCGCCTGCAGAGCCTCGCGCCCGAGCACGTCGCGCCGGTCGTCGGCTACCTGATGAGCGACGAGTCCACCGACACCGGCTCGGTGTTCGTCGCCGGCGGCGGCCTGGTGCAGCGCGTGGCCTACTTCGCCAGCGCGGGCCACACGTTCGACCACGTCGCGACGCTCGCGGACGTAGCGGACAACTGGAGCAAGATCGTGGACATGTCCTCCGCCAAGGAGGGCAAGCAGGTCCAGACCAGCCAGTCCTAGCCGGAGGTCGGTGAGGAGCGACAAGGTGCCTACCTGTGCAGCGTCTGGCGTGCACAAGTAGGCACCTTGTCAGTCATCGCCGGCCGACAAGCCGAGCGGTGTCAGCCGGAGAGGTCGGCCAGCGCCTGCCGGCACCACTCGACCCACGCGCGCTGGCTCGCGATGCCGGACCGCAGCACCAGCAGCTGCAGCTGGGCGGCGCGGTCGAGGTCGCCGCTGAATTGCTTGGCCTCGATCGCCTCGTACTCGGCAAGGGTCGCAAGGTGCAGCTGCAGGTGCCGCTCGAGGCCGGGGCGCGGATCGACGTCCCCGAGCGCGGCCGCGGCCCGGATGCGCACCATGAGCGGATCCCGGGCCTTGCGCGGCTCACCCGGTTCGCCGGCCCACTCGCGCAGCTCGTCGGTGCCTGCGGCGGTAACCGCGAAGACCTTCGGGTTCCCGCGCGCGGGCGGCTTGTCAGACGTGGCGACACTTACCAGCCCGTCGCCCTCGAGCTTGTCGAGCTCGCGGTAGATCTGCTGGTGGGACGCCGGCCAGAAGTACCCGATGGAGCGATCGAAGCGCCGCGCGAGCTCGATACCGGTCGAGGACTTCTCGGTCAGCGCCGTCAGGATCGCGAAGCGCAGCGACACGCTAGCCGAC
The Cumulibacter manganitolerans DNA segment above includes these coding regions:
- a CDS encoding SDR family oxidoreductase, which produces MTGVAGRRIVVTGAGGGLGREYAKLLAREGAKVVINDLGGARDGSGGGSAMADAVVKEIQDEGGEAVANYDSVATEDGGKAIVQTCIDAFGGIDGVVSNAGILRDVSYGKMDAAAWDAVQQVHLYGGYYVTHAAWPHFREQKYGRIVVATSTSGIYGNFGQANYGAAKLGLVGLINTLAIEGAKYNINANAMAPIAATRMTEDLMSEERLQSLAPEHVAPVVGYLMSDESTDTGSVFVAGGGLVQRVAYFASAGHTFDHVATLADVADNWSKIVDMSSAKEGKQVQTSQS
- a CDS encoding PadR family transcriptional regulator, whose product is MSLRFAILTALTEKSSTGIELARRFDRSIGYFWPASHQQIYRELDKLEGDGLVSVATSDKPPARGNPKVFAVTAAGTDELREWAGEPGEPRKARDPLMVRIRAAAALGDVDPRPGLERHLQLHLATLAEYEAIEAKQFSGDLDRAAQLQLLVLRSGIASQRAWVEWCRQALADLSG